One window of the Candidatus Aramenus sp. CH1 genome contains the following:
- a CDS encoding MBL fold metallo-hydrolase, with protein MRVELEVFVLGPLLTNCYVVWEGEEAVVVDPGGKEVEEVANFLEGRGLKLKYVVATHGHFDHVMGVKRLKSLIPGAKFLLREEDLPLVEKGEQTARFFNMEGYERPEVDGFLGEEVGSLKVIHTPGHTMGSVCLLSGRYLFTGDTLFKGTVGRVDLGGDAKKLMESLELLKLLPDDLVVLPGHGPPTTLGEEKRENPFMNGELGLEEL; from the coding sequence CCCTCCTGACGAACTGTTACGTGGTGTGGGAGGGGGAAGAGGCGGTAGTCGTAGACCCTGGGGGGAAGGAGGTCGAGGAGGTAGCTAACTTCCTGGAGGGCAGGGGGCTGAAGCTAAAGTACGTCGTAGCGACGCACGGCCACTTCGACCACGTGATGGGAGTTAAAAGGCTGAAGTCCCTGATCCCGGGTGCCAAGTTCCTGCTAAGGGAGGAGGACCTGCCGTTGGTGGAGAAAGGGGAACAGACGGCGAGGTTCTTCAACATGGAGGGCTACGAGAGGCCAGAGGTGGACGGGTTCCTAGGGGAGGAGGTCGGCTCCCTCAAGGTAATCCACACCCCTGGCCACACCATGGGTAGCGTGTGCCTCCTCTCTGGGAGGTACTTGTTCACTGGGGACACGTTGTTCAAGGGCACTGTGGGGAGGGTCGACCTGGGCGGGGACGCAAAAAAGTTGATGGAGAGCCTGGAACTGCTCAAGTTACTCCCAGACGACCTGGTGGTGCTCCCCGGTCACGGCCCTCCCACTACCCTAGGGGAGGAGAAGAGGGAGAACCCCTTCATGAACGGGGAGCTCGGGCTGGAGGAACTCTAA